One genomic segment of Amycolatopsis sp. Hca4 includes these proteins:
- a CDS encoding DUF3488 and transglutaminase-like domain-containing protein, with protein sequence MSTAAPPRKSERPAPRPERPLSAWRSSILAPTAAGVATLCAATSVTSVVSGLAWFGYLFVAVLLIGAAGLALRSLQVPTVLVGFGQLLVLLFLITGAFTTHGILQVIPGPEAFSEIGTTLSAAAEQIRVGLPPVEGSQPILCLVTILIGLVAVLVDTLTVAAAAPAATGLVLLCVYAVPAALSEDMLPWWTFLLGGAAFAGLLAVDGNHRHQRWRTREAPGRSGKPGVLSAPVAVVCAAIVLGLLGGAITWVGTVGRMPFGDGGNGPGAGSGGFGIQPFTELRGMLDQGSNRELFKVRGLGTDRRLLRAMTLDTYYPNKGWGLHDEGRSQQGVPVGPQLPPAPGDDGTGTARRIDVEPTSWRDNWLPVYGAPRVIDGAADGYLYDQISGTVFTTRSEAPPAYTEYASLREPTAAELRVTPRVDDLPPRYTQIDQVDERVRTKTQQLITGASNDFDRASAIWRYFTAQNGFVYDTKTAPANDADALADFILKGKRGFCEQFASAMAVMLRVAGIPSRVAIGFTPGVPVNDYLSISTQDAHAWVEAYFGGKGWVTFDPTPLSDGRGITPSYLQAGPQNGNQPDDTQVAPSTVQSSAAPTGAPRDTEPNVPAQTAKDASGSDDWLFTIALALAALGAAALIAATLLRRLLPDSRAPAPPQPDRSEGDLLVRAPAPVAAPSRPRALLGWLPLAAVTLWIVALGLLAATVAWWLGVLVVLLLLLVAGPALAREVVRRRRLQKIVQHQPAAADAAWAELRAECADRGLPIPDSDTVRVAGQKLAAKHHLDDEGRADLRTVIGALERSWYGGDETPQPELPPAFEGLRRSLRRNAPLSWKGKLFPRSVFRNRT encoded by the coding sequence ATGAGCACCGCCGCCCCACCGCGGAAGTCCGAGCGGCCCGCTCCCCGGCCCGAGCGGCCGCTTTCCGCCTGGCGCAGCAGCATTCTCGCGCCCACCGCCGCCGGCGTCGCCACCCTCTGCGCCGCCACCTCCGTCACCAGCGTCGTCTCCGGGCTGGCCTGGTTCGGGTACCTGTTCGTCGCCGTCCTGCTCATCGGGGCGGCCGGGCTGGCGCTCCGCTCGCTGCAGGTGCCGACCGTGCTCGTCGGCTTCGGGCAGCTGCTCGTCCTGCTCTTCCTCATCACCGGCGCCTTCACCACGCACGGCATCCTGCAGGTCATCCCCGGCCCGGAAGCGTTTTCCGAGATCGGGACCACGCTGTCGGCCGCCGCCGAGCAGATCCGGGTCGGGTTGCCGCCGGTCGAGGGCAGCCAGCCGATCCTCTGCCTGGTCACCATCCTGATCGGCCTGGTCGCCGTCCTCGTCGACACGCTGACCGTCGCCGCCGCCGCGCCCGCCGCCACCGGGCTCGTGCTGCTCTGCGTTTACGCCGTGCCGGCCGCGCTGAGCGAAGACATGCTGCCGTGGTGGACGTTCCTGCTCGGCGGGGCGGCCTTCGCCGGCCTGCTGGCCGTCGACGGCAACCACCGGCACCAGCGCTGGCGCACCCGGGAGGCCCCCGGACGCAGCGGCAAGCCGGGCGTGCTGTCCGCGCCGGTCGCGGTCGTCTGCGCGGCGATCGTGCTCGGCCTGCTGGGCGGCGCGATCACCTGGGTCGGCACGGTCGGCCGGATGCCGTTCGGCGACGGCGGCAACGGCCCCGGCGCCGGTTCCGGCGGCTTCGGCATCCAGCCGTTCACCGAGCTGCGCGGCATGCTCGACCAGGGGTCCAACCGCGAGCTGTTCAAGGTCCGCGGCCTCGGCACCGACCGGCGGCTGCTGCGCGCGATGACGCTCGACACCTACTACCCCAACAAGGGCTGGGGCCTGCACGACGAAGGCCGTTCGCAGCAGGGTGTCCCGGTCGGGCCGCAGCTGCCACCCGCCCCGGGCGACGACGGCACCGGCACCGCCCGCCGGATCGACGTCGAGCCGACCAGCTGGCGGGACAACTGGCTGCCGGTGTACGGCGCGCCGCGGGTGATCGACGGCGCCGCCGACGGCTACCTCTACGACCAGATCAGCGGCACGGTGTTCACCACCCGCAGCGAAGCGCCACCGGCCTACACCGAATACGCGTCGCTGCGGGAACCGACGGCGGCCGAGCTGCGCGTGACACCGCGCGTGGACGACCTGCCGCCCCGCTACACCCAGATCGACCAGGTCGACGAGCGGGTCCGCACGAAGACGCAGCAGCTGATCACCGGCGCGTCCAACGACTTCGACCGCGCTTCGGCGATCTGGCGCTACTTCACGGCGCAGAACGGCTTCGTCTACGACACGAAGACAGCGCCGGCGAACGACGCCGACGCGCTCGCCGACTTCATCCTCAAGGGCAAGCGCGGCTTCTGCGAGCAGTTCGCGTCGGCGATGGCCGTGATGCTGCGGGTGGCGGGCATCCCGTCGCGGGTGGCGATCGGGTTCACGCCGGGCGTGCCGGTCAACGACTACCTGTCGATCAGCACCCAGGACGCGCACGCGTGGGTCGAGGCGTACTTCGGCGGCAAGGGCTGGGTGACGTTCGACCCGACGCCGCTGTCCGACGGCCGCGGCATCACCCCGTCGTACCTGCAGGCCGGCCCGCAGAACGGCAACCAGCCGGACGACACCCAGGTGGCGCCGAGCACGGTCCAGTCGAGCGCGGCGCCGACCGGAGCCCCCCGCGACACCGAGCCGAACGTCCCGGCCCAGACGGCCAAGGACGCTTCGGGCAGCGACGACTGGCTGTTCACCATCGCGCTGGCCCTGGCGGCCTTGGGCGCGGCGGCCCTGATCGCGGCGACGTTGCTGCGGAGGCTGCTGCCGGACAGCCGGGCCCCGGCACCGCCGCAGCCGGACCGGAGCGAAGGCGACCTGCTGGTCCGGGCCCCGGCCCCGGTGGCGGCCCCGTCCCGGCCCCGCGCGCTGCTGGGCTGGCTGCCGCTGGCGGCGGTGACGTTGTGGATCGTCGCCCTCGGCCTGCTGGCGGCGACGGTGGCGTGGTGGCTGGGGGTGCTGGTGGTGCTCCTGCTGCTGTTGGTGGCGGGTCCGGCGCTGGCCCGCGAGGTCGTCCGCCGCAGGCGCCTGCAGAAGATCGTCCAGCACCAGCCGGCCGCGGCCGACGCGGCGTGGGCGGAGCTGCGGGCGGAGTGCGCGGACCGGGGCCTGCCGATCCCGGACAGCGACACGGTCCGCGTGGCGGGCCAGAAGCTGGCGGCCAAGCACCACCTCGACGACGAAGGCCGAGCAGACCTCCGCACGGTGATCGGCGCCTTGGAGAGGTCGTGGTACGGCGGGGACGAGACGCCCCAGCCGGAGCTGCCGCCGGCTTTCGAGGGCCTGCGGCGGAGCCTCCGGCGGAACGCTCCGCTTTCGTGGAAGGGGAAGCTGTTCCCCCGATCGGTCTTCCGCAACCGCACCTGA
- a CDS encoding DUF3040 domain-containing protein: MPLSEHEQRLLDQIERELYAEDPKFASTVRGTRLRRPARRRRIQGIALFVVGVALLVLGVVVPQFRVADIPLISVLGFLVMFFGVMMAVTSIRHGADGDGKGGGPGARGGKPSGRRSSFTQRMEERFRQRFEEQ; this comes from the coding sequence ATGCCACTCTCCGAGCATGAGCAGCGGCTGCTCGATCAGATCGAGCGCGAGCTCTATGCCGAGGACCCCAAGTTCGCATCCACGGTGCGTGGCACCCGGTTGCGTCGCCCCGCTCGCCGACGGCGTATTCAGGGCATCGCCCTGTTCGTAGTGGGCGTGGCCCTGCTGGTGCTGGGCGTGGTGGTGCCGCAGTTCCGGGTGGCCGACATCCCGCTGATCAGCGTGCTCGGGTTCCTCGTGATGTTCTTCGGAGTCATGATGGCCGTCACATCGATTCGGCACGGAGCCGACGGAGACGGCAAGGGCGGTGGACCAGGCGCACGCGGCGGCAAGCCATCGGGACGCCGGAGTTCCTTCACCCAGAGGATGGAGGAGCGCTTCCGCCAGCGTTTCGAGGAGCAGTAG
- the dinB gene encoding DNA polymerase IV, with the protein MGRFRVRPGEPVPDDTGCGLLHVDMDAFFVSVELRTRPELADKPVVVSGGGPRAVVAAANYPARKFGVRSAMPFSTAKRLCPQLINIPPTSGLYGSVSRGVMGIFRELTPLVEPLSLDEAFLDVSGALRRLGATPASLGAEIRARVAAEHGITCSVGVAKVKFVAKLASGMAKPDGMVVVPAAETLAFLHPLPVSALWGVGARTEEHLRRLGLDTIADVAAFPPERLKKSLGVAVGEHLYRLAHGVDERSVVVDSPEKSIGAEHTFDVDQHSRAALGLELLRLSSRVGATLRERGVRGRTVSIKVRFADFRTITRARTLVSPTDVAREIHAVAVALLTEHAPTGAVRLIGVRVEGLDTGEAGEQLVFDSPAPRWRDAEVAADVARSKFGSAAVRPASLLGPRENGR; encoded by the coding sequence ATGGGCCGGTTCCGGGTCCGGCCGGGTGAGCCGGTGCCGGACGACACCGGGTGCGGGCTGCTGCACGTCGACATGGATGCGTTCTTCGTGTCGGTGGAGCTGCGGACCCGGCCCGAGCTGGCGGACAAGCCGGTCGTGGTGTCCGGGGGCGGGCCGCGGGCCGTCGTGGCCGCGGCGAACTACCCGGCGCGGAAGTTCGGCGTGCGCTCGGCCATGCCGTTCTCCACGGCGAAGCGGCTGTGCCCGCAGCTGATCAACATCCCGCCGACGTCCGGGCTGTACGGCTCGGTCTCCCGCGGGGTGATGGGGATCTTCCGGGAGCTGACCCCGCTGGTCGAGCCGCTGAGCCTGGACGAGGCGTTCCTGGACGTCAGCGGGGCCCTGCGGCGGCTGGGGGCCACGCCGGCTTCGCTGGGTGCGGAGATCCGCGCGCGGGTCGCGGCCGAACACGGGATCACCTGTTCGGTGGGGGTGGCGAAGGTCAAGTTCGTCGCGAAACTGGCTTCGGGGATGGCGAAGCCGGACGGCATGGTCGTGGTGCCGGCGGCGGAGACCCTGGCGTTCCTGCACCCGCTGCCGGTGTCGGCGCTGTGGGGCGTCGGCGCGCGGACCGAGGAGCACCTGCGGCGGCTGGGCCTGGACACGATCGCCGACGTCGCCGCGTTCCCGCCGGAGCGGCTGAAGAAGTCACTCGGGGTGGCGGTCGGCGAGCACCTGTACCGGCTGGCGCACGGGGTGGACGAGCGGTCGGTGGTGGTCGATTCGCCGGAGAAGTCGATCGGGGCGGAGCACACGTTCGACGTCGACCAGCATTCCCGGGCTGCGTTGGGGCTGGAGCTGCTGCGGTTGTCTTCGCGGGTCGGGGCGACGTTGCGGGAGCGGGGTGTGCGCGGCCGGACGGTGTCGATCAAGGTGCGGTTCGCGGACTTCCGGACGATCACCCGGGCTCGCACGCTGGTCTCACCGACGGACGTGGCGCGGGAGATCCACGCGGTGGCCGTGGCTTTGCTCACCGAGCACGCGCCGACCGGGGCCGTCCGGTTGATCGGCGTCCGGGTCGAAGGGCTGGACACGGGCGAGGCGGGGGAGCAGCTGGTGTTCGACTCCCCGGCCCCGCGCTGGCGGGACGCGGAGGTGGCGGCCGACGTCGCCCGCTCGAAGTTCGGCTCGGCCGCGGTGCGGCCGGCGTCACTGCTCGGACCCCGGGAAAACGGACGGTGA
- a CDS encoding methyltransferase domain-containing protein, with the protein MKTETVAARGSGAVRRVLEAEIEAARARGAEHPRVVDVGGGSGGWAVPFAAAGCRVTVVEPSPNALATLQRRAEEVGVSELITVIADDSDALGRHVEAGSADLVLAHGLLEIVDDPAVVLAALATAVAPGGAVSVLVANRHAAVFHRALAGRVGEARQLLESADGVVPGDTVLRRFTAAGLQAGLEAAGLEVTLLQGERVISDLVSGDVRDDELAEFERVAAATPALREVAGRLHAVARPA; encoded by the coding sequence ATGAAGACGGAGACCGTGGCCGCCCGGGGTTCGGGTGCCGTCCGCCGGGTGCTCGAGGCCGAGATCGAGGCCGCACGCGCCCGGGGCGCCGAGCACCCGCGCGTCGTCGACGTGGGTGGCGGCAGCGGCGGCTGGGCGGTGCCGTTCGCGGCGGCGGGCTGCCGGGTGACGGTCGTCGAGCCGAGCCCGAACGCGCTGGCCACGCTGCAGCGGCGGGCCGAGGAGGTGGGCGTCTCCGAGCTGATCACGGTGATCGCGGACGACTCCGACGCGCTCGGGCGGCACGTCGAGGCCGGCTCGGCCGACCTGGTGCTGGCCCACGGGCTGCTGGAGATCGTCGACGACCCGGCCGTGGTGCTCGCGGCGCTGGCCACGGCGGTCGCGCCGGGTGGCGCGGTGTCGGTGCTGGTCGCGAACCGGCACGCGGCGGTGTTCCACCGGGCGCTGGCGGGGCGGGTCGGCGAGGCGCGGCAGCTGCTCGAGAGCGCCGACGGGGTCGTCCCCGGAGACACGGTGCTGCGCCGGTTCACCGCGGCCGGCCTGCAGGCCGGCCTGGAGGCCGCCGGCCTGGAAGTGACCCTGCTGCAGGGCGAGCGGGTGATCTCGGACCTGGTGTCCGGCGACGTGCGTGACGACGAGCTGGCGGAGTTCGAGCGGGTGGCGGCGGCGACGCCGGCGCTGCGGGAGGTCGCCGGCCGGCTGCACGCGGTGGCGCGTCCAGCCTGA
- a CDS encoding ParA family protein — MHTVAVLSLKGGVGKTTVALGIASAALRRGTRTLVVDLDPQGNATTSLDPPLTDATLADVLETPTREMLERAIAPSVWSEDVDVLVGAEELELLNDPEADSERLANFSRALDELHRTPLRETPYELVILDCPPSLGRLTKSALVAADSALIVTEPTMYAVAGAGRALEAIEKIRKELNPDLRPIGVLVNKLRVRSYEHQFRIAELRENFGSLVMPTAITDRLAVQQAQGACSPIHEWHSPGAQEIALTFNMVLAKILRSNRAGRHRIAGEEPEGPDWPEGPAPETPEAPDTPAEVSESTG, encoded by the coding sequence GTGCACACGGTCGCCGTACTCAGCCTCAAGGGAGGCGTCGGCAAGACGACGGTCGCTCTCGGTATCGCGTCCGCCGCCTTGCGTAGGGGCACGCGGACGCTGGTGGTCGACCTCGACCCGCAGGGCAACGCCACCACCTCGCTCGACCCGCCCTTGACCGACGCCACCCTCGCGGACGTGCTCGAGACCCCGACCCGGGAGATGCTGGAACGCGCGATCGCGCCGAGCGTCTGGAGCGAAGACGTCGACGTCCTCGTCGGCGCCGAAGAGCTGGAGCTGCTCAACGACCCGGAGGCCGACAGCGAGCGCCTGGCGAACTTCTCGCGCGCGCTGGACGAGCTGCACCGCACGCCGCTGCGGGAAACGCCGTACGAGCTGGTGATCCTCGACTGCCCGCCGTCGCTGGGCCGCCTGACGAAATCGGCGCTGGTCGCCGCGGACAGCGCGCTGATCGTCACCGAGCCGACGATGTACGCCGTGGCCGGCGCGGGCCGCGCCCTGGAGGCGATCGAGAAGATCCGCAAGGAGCTCAACCCGGACCTGCGCCCGATCGGCGTCCTGGTCAACAAGCTGCGCGTGCGCTCCTACGAACACCAGTTCCGGATCGCCGAGCTGCGCGAGAACTTCGGCTCGCTGGTGATGCCGACGGCGATCACCGACCGGCTCGCGGTGCAGCAGGCGCAGGGCGCGTGCAGCCCGATCCACGAGTGGCACTCGCCGGGCGCCCAGGAAATCGCGCTGACGTTCAACATGGTGCTGGCGAAGATCCTGCGCTCCAACCGGGCGGGCCGCCACCGCATCGCCGGCGAGGAGCCCGAAGGCCCGGACTGGCCCGAGGGCCCGGCCCCGGAGACACCCGAAGCGCCCGACACGCCGGCCGAGGTGTCGGAATCCACGGGGTGA
- a CDS encoding Fpg/Nei family DNA glycosylase — MPEGDTVFLVARRFAKAMAGKTLLRGEFRVPQLATVDLAGRDVLGVGTVGKHLFTRFSGDLTLHSHLLMDGMWDVYPAGAKWRRPGHHARVILAAADTQAIGFRVHDLKLVATSKEHDLVAHLGPDLLDPKWTDDHRKQAVANLTADPARELGLALLDQRLMAGVGNLYKCEIAFLLGVTPWTPVSEVDAERTVALARRLLLANAIAGRFEQSTTGHLDRNRKNWVYERTRQGCFRCGGKVLVRTQGHDVQRRPTWFCPKDQTGTYPPQ, encoded by the coding sequence GTGCCCGAAGGTGACACCGTCTTCCTGGTCGCCCGCCGCTTCGCCAAGGCCATGGCCGGGAAGACGTTGCTGCGCGGCGAGTTCCGCGTACCCCAGCTGGCCACTGTGGACCTCGCCGGGCGCGACGTGCTCGGCGTCGGGACGGTCGGCAAGCACCTGTTCACCCGCTTCTCCGGCGACCTGACGCTGCATTCGCACCTGCTGATGGACGGGATGTGGGACGTCTACCCGGCCGGCGCGAAGTGGCGGCGGCCCGGCCACCACGCCCGCGTGATCCTCGCCGCGGCCGACACCCAGGCCATCGGCTTCCGCGTCCACGACCTGAAACTCGTGGCCACGAGCAAGGAGCACGACCTCGTCGCCCACCTCGGCCCGGACCTGCTGGATCCGAAGTGGACGGACGACCACCGGAAGCAGGCGGTCGCCAACCTCACCGCCGATCCGGCGCGGGAGCTCGGCCTCGCCCTGCTCGACCAGCGGCTGATGGCGGGGGTCGGGAACCTCTACAAGTGCGAAATCGCGTTCCTGCTCGGGGTGACGCCGTGGACGCCGGTGTCCGAAGTGGACGCCGAACGGACGGTCGCGCTGGCCCGCAGGCTGCTGCTGGCCAACGCCATCGCCGGGCGCTTCGAGCAGAGCACCACCGGCCACCTCGACCGCAACCGCAAGAACTGGGTCTACGAGCGCACCCGCCAGGGCTGCTTCCGCTGCGGCGGCAAGGTCCTGGTCCGCACGCAGGGCCACGACGTCCAGCGGCGGCCGACGTGGTTCTGCCCGAAGGACCAGACAGGCACCTACCCGCCGCAGTAG
- the add gene encoding adenosine deaminase — protein MPGILTGQALRAFAHALPKVELHVHLVGSASLPTVLALARRRPSAGVPTDERALAEFFTFRDFAHFLTVYLAVTSLVRDRHDIHTLVTGLAADLAAHNCRYAEVTVTPYNHLLDGMSGDDLLTGLETGRARAAELGVELAWCFDIPGEKGVRAGQETLVFALRERPEGLVSFGLGGPELGVGRAQFEPFFTRAREAGLHSVPHAGETTGPATIWSALHDLGAERIGHGTSCAADPALLEHLAAHRIPLEVCPTSNVRTGQVPDIAAHPVRRMLDHGVVVTLNTDDPPMFGATLTGEYVAVAEALGLTAAELARLAENAVDASFLGEQRKAVLRGEITQMTLHDTADFT, from the coding sequence ATGCCCGGAATCCTGACCGGGCAGGCGCTGCGCGCGTTCGCGCACGCCCTGCCCAAGGTCGAACTGCACGTCCACCTCGTCGGCTCGGCGAGCCTGCCGACCGTGCTCGCACTGGCCCGGCGCCGCCCGTCCGCCGGTGTCCCCACCGACGAGCGCGCGCTCGCCGAGTTCTTCACCTTCCGCGACTTCGCCCACTTCCTCACCGTGTACCTCGCGGTCACCTCGCTGGTGCGCGACCGCCACGACATCCACACCCTCGTCACGGGGTTGGCGGCGGATCTCGCCGCGCACAACTGCCGCTACGCCGAAGTGACCGTGACGCCGTACAACCACCTGCTCGACGGCATGTCCGGCGACGACCTGCTGACCGGCCTGGAAACCGGCCGGGCCCGCGCCGCCGAACTGGGCGTGGAACTGGCCTGGTGCTTCGACATCCCGGGCGAAAAGGGCGTCCGGGCCGGGCAGGAGACGCTGGTGTTCGCGCTCCGCGAACGCCCCGAGGGCCTGGTGTCGTTCGGGCTCGGCGGCCCCGAACTCGGCGTCGGGCGCGCGCAGTTCGAGCCGTTCTTCACCCGGGCGCGCGAAGCCGGGTTGCACAGCGTCCCGCACGCCGGGGAGACCACCGGGCCGGCCACCATCTGGTCCGCGCTGCACGACCTCGGCGCCGAGCGGATCGGTCACGGCACCAGCTGCGCGGCCGACCCGGCGCTGCTGGAACACCTTGCGGCGCACCGGATCCCGCTGGAGGTGTGCCCGACGTCGAACGTGCGCACCGGGCAGGTCCCGGACATCGCCGCGCACCCGGTGCGGCGCATGCTGGACCACGGTGTCGTGGTGACGCTCAACACCGACGACCCGCCGATGTTCGGCGCCACGCTCACCGGCGAGTACGTCGCCGTGGCCGAGGCGCTGGGGCTCACCGCGGCCGAACTGGCCCGGCTCGCGGAGAACGCCGTCGACGCGTCCTTCCTCGGTGAGCAGCGGAAAGCCGTCCTGCGGGGCGAGATCACACAAATGACGTTGCACGACACCGCGGACTTCACCTAG
- a CDS encoding GNAT family N-acetyltransferase, which yields MLRPDYPITTARLLLRPFTPGDLDALNSFQSRADVARYLYWGPRSRAESAAALAKRVHSSTLTKEGQFLAVAVELAATGQLIGDLNLEWLSSEHRQGEIGFVFHPDHHGKGLAAEATTELLRLGFEDLGLHRIIGRCDGRNTASAALMERLGMRREAHLRENEIVKGEWTDELIYAMLEDEWKDRD from the coding sequence ATGCTCCGGCCCGACTACCCGATCACCACGGCTCGGCTGCTCCTGCGCCCGTTCACGCCCGGGGACCTCGACGCGCTGAACTCCTTCCAGTCCCGCGCCGACGTCGCCCGGTACCTCTACTGGGGCCCGCGCAGCCGCGCCGAGTCGGCCGCGGCGCTCGCGAAACGCGTCCACAGCTCGACGTTGACGAAGGAAGGGCAGTTCCTGGCCGTGGCGGTCGAGCTGGCCGCGACCGGACAGCTGATCGGCGACCTGAACCTCGAGTGGCTGAGCAGCGAACACCGCCAGGGCGAAATCGGGTTCGTCTTCCACCCGGACCACCACGGCAAGGGCCTGGCCGCCGAGGCGACCACCGAGCTGCTGCGGCTGGGCTTCGAAGACCTGGGGCTGCACCGCATCATCGGCCGCTGCGACGGCCGGAACACCGCGTCCGCCGCGCTGATGGAACGCCTCGGCATGCGCCGGGAGGCGCACCTCAGGGAAAACGAGATCGTCAAGGGCGAGTGGACCGACGAGCTGATCTACGCGATGCTCGAGGACGAGTGGAAGGACCGCGATTAG